In Actinomycetota bacterium, the following proteins share a genomic window:
- a CDS encoding MGMT family protein has protein sequence MDELAARVLAVVRRIPSGRVLTYGDVAALAEGDATARDVGQVLLRHGEREDVPWWRVLRADGTPPPHLLDRQLALLHDAFVPHQVPDDLRRAIVEVETRVESVFNNFRGTVDGRQVD, from the coding sequence GTGGACGAGCTCGCGGCCAGGGTCCTGGCCGTGGTCAGGCGGATCCCCTCGGGGCGGGTCCTGACCTACGGCGACGTGGCCGCCCTGGCCGAGGGCGACGCTACCGCCCGCGACGTCGGCCAGGTCCTGCTCCGCCACGGCGAGCGCGAGGACGTCCCCTGGTGGCGCGTGCTGCGCGCCGACGGCACGCCCCCGCCCCACCTGCTCGACCGCCAGCTCGCCCTGCTCCACGACGCGTTCGTCCCCCACCAGGTGCCCGACGACCTGCGCCGGGCGATCGTCGAGGTCGAGACCAGGGTCGAGTCGGTGTTCAACAACTTCCGCGGCACGGTCGACGGCCGCCAGGTCGACG
- a CDS encoding HhH-GPD-type base excision DNA repair protein — MTPPTLRLAQDPEADALLARDPLALLMGMLLDQQFPLEWAFRAPWRLAQRMERTSLDAAELAGWDPDAFVKLMAGPPALHRYPAAMAGRVQTLCRIVVDRYGGDAAAIWRTAASGKELLARLRALPGFGEQKARIFVALLGKQLGVRPEGWREAAGPYGEDGSRRSAADVTDADTLAEVRAFKQAAKRAAKGTG, encoded by the coding sequence GTGACACCACCCACCCTGCGGCTGGCCCAGGACCCCGAGGCCGACGCGCTGCTCGCCAGGGACCCGCTGGCCCTGCTCATGGGGATGCTGCTCGACCAGCAGTTCCCCCTGGAATGGGCGTTCCGGGCGCCCTGGCGGCTGGCCCAGCGGATGGAGCGGACGTCGCTCGACGCGGCCGAGCTGGCCGGCTGGGACCCGGACGCGTTCGTCAAGCTGATGGCCGGCCCGCCGGCCCTGCACCGCTACCCTGCGGCGATGGCCGGGCGGGTCCAGACGCTCTGCCGCATCGTGGTCGACCGGTACGGCGGAGACGCCGCCGCCATCTGGCGGACCGCCGCCTCCGGCAAGGAGCTGCTGGCCCGGCTGCGCGCCCTGCCCGGCTTCGGCGAGCAGAAGGCGCGGATCTTCGTCGCCCTGCTGGGCAAGCAGCTCGGGGTCCGGCCCGAGGGCTGGCGGGAGGCGGCCGGGCCCTACGGCGAGGACGGGTCGCGCCGCTCCGCCGCCGACGTCACCGACGCCGACACCCTGGCCGAGGTCCGCGCCTTCAAGCAGGCGGCCAAGCGCGCCGCCAAGGGGACCGGCTAG
- a CDS encoding 1-acyl-sn-glycerol-3-phosphate acyltransferase: MLPPRIVRRLVLAPLVLVITVGLLVLLPGLVILAAAASPLLPGHWRALRLLWFGLVWLAMESVALFAALALWVASGFGGRLSSEEYLERHYALMRWWLAVVFRVAARTFRLRIEIEEPELTPEEARARLTRPVIVLSRHAGPGDSFLLVHHLLSRYGRKPRIVMKAALQYDPSLDVIINRLPNAFVPARHGAGNLVIKEIQRLAAGLGPTGALVIFPEGGNFTPRRRLRAIRLLEERRLAEEAARARAMEHLLPPKPNGALAAIEAAPTADVVFVAHTGLEHVITLGDVWRALPMEQVLKARWWRVPAAEVPEGREAQVDWLYDWWARIDVWIRDNRPTALPRQDRQVGAAVQIGGQR; encoded by the coding sequence GTGCTGCCACCGCGGATCGTGCGCCGGCTCGTGCTGGCCCCGCTGGTGCTGGTCATCACCGTCGGGCTTCTGGTCCTGCTGCCCGGCCTGGTCATCCTGGCCGCGGCCGCCTCGCCGCTGCTGCCCGGCCACTGGCGGGCCCTGCGGCTGCTCTGGTTCGGGCTGGTCTGGCTGGCCATGGAGTCGGTGGCCCTGTTCGCCGCCCTGGCCCTCTGGGTGGCCAGCGGCTTCGGCGGCCGGCTGAGCTCGGAGGAGTACCTGGAACGCCACTACGCGCTGATGCGCTGGTGGCTGGCGGTGGTGTTCCGGGTGGCGGCCCGGACCTTCCGCCTGCGCATCGAGATCGAGGAGCCGGAGCTCACCCCCGAGGAGGCCAGGGCCCGCCTGACCCGGCCGGTGATCGTGCTCAGCCGCCACGCCGGCCCCGGCGACTCGTTCCTGCTCGTGCATCACCTGCTCAGCCGCTACGGGCGCAAGCCCCGGATCGTCATGAAGGCGGCCCTCCAGTACGACCCCAGCCTCGACGTGATCATCAACCGCCTGCCCAACGCCTTCGTCCCGGCCCGGCACGGCGCCGGCAACCTGGTCATCAAGGAGATCCAGCGCCTCGCCGCCGGCCTGGGCCCCACCGGGGCGCTGGTGATCTTCCCCGAGGGCGGCAACTTCACCCCGCGCCGGCGGCTCCGGGCCATCCGGCTGCTGGAGGAGCGCCGCCTGGCCGAGGAGGCGGCCAGGGCCAGGGCCATGGAGCATCTGCTCCCGCCCAAGCCGAACGGCGCCCTGGCCGCGATCGAGGCCGCCCCCACCGCCGACGTCGTCTTCGTCGCCCACACCGGCCTGGAGCATGTCATCACCCTCGGCGACGTCTGGCGGGCCCTGCCCATGGAGCAGGTCCTCAAGGCCCGCTGGTGGCGCGTGCCCGCCGCCGAGGTCCCGGAGGGCCGGGAGGCCCAGGTCGACTGGCTGTACGACTGGTGGGCGCGCATCGACGTCTGGATCCGTGACAACCGCCCCACCGCCCTGCCCCGCCAGGACCGCCAGGTCGGCGCGGCCGTCCAGATCGGAGGTCAACGGTGA
- a CDS encoding patatin-like phospholipase family protein, with protein MAGDQGRAHEVAFVLGGGGVLGAHEVGMLQALAEAGVRPDLVLGTSVGALNGVFVAAHRDPGAAVPELAAVWREGVAAEAFGGSLFGRVRTLARSGTHLHPNEPLRDLLKALPVRNIEELALPFQCVAASIERAAAHWFTTGPIVPAVLASAAVPGLLPPVRVGDEHFFDGGLVHSIPIGRALELGARTVYVLHVGRIERPLQVPSRPWEVGLVAFEIARRHRFAEDMAAVPPGVTVHVLPAGADAQAGVDLSQLRYRDTSRIDERIQRAYEASAAYLAEASAGGPGGSSLAPRTTGTG; from the coding sequence GTGGCGGGGGACCAGGGCCGGGCGCACGAGGTCGCCTTCGTGCTCGGCGGGGGCGGGGTGCTCGGCGCCCACGAGGTCGGCATGCTCCAGGCGCTGGCCGAGGCCGGGGTCCGGCCCGACCTGGTGCTGGGCACCTCGGTGGGGGCGCTCAACGGCGTGTTCGTGGCCGCCCACCGCGACCCGGGTGCCGCCGTGCCCGAGCTGGCCGCGGTGTGGCGCGAGGGCGTGGCCGCCGAGGCGTTCGGGGGCTCGCTGTTCGGGCGGGTCCGGACCCTGGCCCGGTCCGGCACCCACCTGCACCCGAACGAGCCGCTGCGCGACCTCCTGAAGGCCCTGCCGGTGCGCAACATCGAGGAGCTGGCCCTGCCCTTCCAGTGCGTGGCCGCCAGCATCGAGCGGGCCGCCGCCCACTGGTTCACCACCGGGCCGATCGTCCCGGCGGTGCTGGCCTCGGCGGCCGTGCCCGGCCTGCTGCCGCCGGTCCGGGTGGGCGACGAGCACTTCTTCGACGGCGGCCTGGTCCACAGCATCCCCATCGGCCGCGCCCTCGAGCTGGGCGCCCGGACCGTGTACGTGCTCCACGTCGGCCGCATCGAGCGGCCCCTGCAGGTGCCGTCCCGCCCCTGGGAGGTCGGGCTGGTGGCGTTCGAGATCGCCCGCCGCCACCGGTTCGCCGAGGACATGGCCGCGGTCCCGCCGGGGGTGACCGTCCACGTCCTGCCCGCCGGAGCCGACGCCCAGGCCGGGGTCGACCTGTCCCAGCTCCGCTACCGCGACACCTCCCGGATCGACGAGCGCATCCAGCGGGCGTACGAGGCCTCGGCCGCCTACCTGGCCGAGGCCTCCGCCGGGGGTCCGGGAGGCTCAAGCCTAGCCCCCCGGACGACAGGGACGGGGTGA
- a CDS encoding fumarate reductase/succinate dehydrogenase flavoprotein subunit: MAEHETHEFDVVVIGAGGAGLRAAIEAHDRGARTALVCKSLLGKAHTVMAEGGIAAAMGNVYPDDNWRVHFRDTMRGGKMLNSWRMAQLHAQEAPDRVYELEEWGALFDRTDDGRILQRDFGGHRFARLAHVGDRTGLEMIRTLQHRAVSQGVEVFMECTVMRLLTDGDRIAGAVAYWRESGRLVVFRAKAVVLATGGIGKAWKVTSNSWEYTGDGHALALWAGADLVDMEFVQFHPTGMVWPPSVRGILVTEGVRGDGGVLRNSQGKRFMFDYIPEMFRAETAETEEEADRWYDDRQNNRRTPDLLPRDEVARAINTEVKEGRGSPHGGVFLDIASRKPADYIQRRLPSMYHQFKELADVDITREPMEVGPTCHYVMGGVRVDPDTQAATVPGLFAAGEAAGGMHGANRLGGNSLSDLLVFGLRAGRYAAEHAASAGDPPAVDPAQVEAAEREALAPFERAGAGENPYTVQQDLQDCMQELVGIIRTEGELKSALERITALKERAARVGVEGHRQYNPGWHLALDLRSLLTVSECVALAALERRESRGGHTRDDYPKPDPELGKVKMVVRAREGKVAVSREPLDDLPDDLRQLFEEKPRS; encoded by the coding sequence ATGGCCGAGCACGAGACCCACGAGTTCGACGTCGTCGTCATCGGGGCCGGCGGGGCCGGCCTGCGGGCCGCCATCGAGGCCCACGACCGGGGGGCCCGCACCGCCCTGGTCTGCAAGTCGCTGCTGGGCAAGGCCCACACGGTCATGGCCGAGGGCGGCATCGCCGCCGCCATGGGCAACGTCTACCCCGACGACAACTGGCGGGTGCACTTCCGCGACACCATGCGGGGCGGCAAGATGCTCAACAGCTGGCGCATGGCCCAGCTCCACGCCCAGGAGGCCCCCGACCGGGTGTACGAGCTGGAGGAGTGGGGGGCGCTGTTCGACCGCACCGACGACGGCCGCATCCTCCAGCGCGACTTCGGCGGCCACCGCTTCGCCCGCCTGGCCCACGTCGGCGACCGCACCGGCCTGGAGATGATCCGGACCCTCCAGCACCGGGCCGTGTCCCAGGGCGTCGAGGTGTTCATGGAGTGCACCGTGATGCGCCTGCTCACCGACGGCGACCGGATCGCCGGGGCGGTCGCCTACTGGCGCGAGTCGGGCCGGCTGGTGGTGTTCCGGGCCAAGGCGGTGGTGCTGGCCACCGGCGGCATCGGCAAGGCCTGGAAGGTCACCTCGAACTCCTGGGAGTACACCGGCGACGGCCACGCCCTGGCCCTGTGGGCCGGGGCCGACCTGGTCGACATGGAGTTCGTCCAGTTCCACCCCACCGGCATGGTCTGGCCGCCGTCGGTCCGCGGCATCCTGGTCACCGAGGGGGTGCGCGGCGACGGCGGGGTGCTGCGCAACAGCCAGGGCAAGCGGTTCATGTTCGACTACATCCCCGAGATGTTCCGGGCGGAGACGGCCGAGACCGAGGAGGAGGCCGACCGCTGGTACGACGACCGCCAGAACAACCGCCGTACCCCCGACCTGCTCCCCCGCGACGAGGTCGCCCGGGCCATCAACACCGAGGTCAAGGAGGGCCGGGGCAGCCCCCACGGCGGGGTCTTCCTGGACATCGCCTCGCGCAAGCCGGCCGACTACATCCAGCGCCGCCTGCCCTCGATGTACCACCAGTTCAAGGAGCTGGCCGACGTCGACATCACCAGGGAGCCGATGGAGGTCGGCCCGACCTGCCACTACGTGATGGGCGGGGTCCGGGTCGACCCCGACACCCAGGCCGCCACCGTGCCCGGGCTGTTCGCGGCCGGCGAGGCCGCCGGGGGCATGCACGGGGCCAACCGCCTCGGCGGCAACTCCCTGTCCGACCTGCTGGTCTTCGGCCTGCGGGCCGGCCGCTACGCCGCCGAGCACGCGGCCTCGGCCGGCGACCCCCCGGCCGTCGACCCGGCCCAGGTCGAGGCGGCCGAGCGCGAGGCCCTGGCCCCGTTCGAGCGGGCCGGCGCCGGCGAGAACCCCTACACCGTCCAGCAGGACCTGCAGGACTGCATGCAGGAGCTGGTCGGCATCATCCGCACCGAGGGCGAGCTGAAGAGCGCCCTGGAACGGATCACGGCCCTCAAGGAGCGGGCGGCCCGGGTCGGGGTCGAGGGGCACCGGCAGTACAACCCGGGCTGGCACCTGGCCCTCGACCTGCGCTCGCTGCTCACGGTGTCCGAGTGCGTGGCCCTGGCCGCGCTGGAGCGCCGCGAGAGCCGCGGCGGCCACACCCGCGACGACTACCCCAAGCCCGACCCGGAGCTGGGCAAGGTCAAGATGGTCGTCCGGGCCCGGGAGGGCAAGGTGGCCGTGAGCCGGGAGCCGCTGGACGACCTGCCCGACGACCTCAGGCAGCTGTTCGAGGAGAAGCCCCGTTCATGA